The genomic window TGGAAACATCCTTGTCTTCTCGGCGACGGTCGCTGCCATCATCAGCGGACTCAAAGATTTGATTGAGATCTTTGTAGGCAAATGAAAAAGCTGGAAGGTTTATTCCTTCCAGCACATTTGTATAACGGTGGGGCTGCTCCTAGCACACCACTACCCTTTCACGCGACTGACGTCGGTGGGATTGATCCAGGTGGGATCGGTCCAACAGTTCAAGTCGTATTCGCTGAGGCACTGTTCCGTAAATTCTTCGAATTCATCTGCTTGTCCGTTGAACCAAGCGCTTCTCAGGTTCTCCAGACGGACTTTTTCGTGGTTGCCAGCGTAGTTACGCTCGTATAGCTCATGTCGACCACCGTACTCAGAGCCGATGGCGTCCCACAACAGCTTGATCACCTTCATCTTACTTTCAGCATCGATTCCGTTGGAGCCTCGATACAATTTTTCCAGATAGGGTCATAATTCCTCGTTTTCCATCGTTGGGGTACATTGGTCTATTCCGAGGCCTGATGCCAGAAGGAAGGCATATGAACAACTGATGTCGCTGTACTAAGCTGGACAAATCCGTCCACTTATTTTCAAGTAGTTTTTATTCGAAGAACTGTCAGATGATTTGGAACTGCTGCAAGGGCGAAAGACGTGGGGCAAGCTGGTGATGACGCCATAACTTACGCATTTTCGACAGTGTGGCTGTGGAAGCCGCATATACTTTGAAGGCACATAGGGAATGGAGAAGAGGCTAGGTACAGCACCACCTTTGTGCAGAAACAGACGGCAAATAATCGACCGTGAAGATTTTAACATCTATCCTTAGGAACTGGAGGATGTGTCGTACCAGCTCCGGCGGTATGGGTGGGGTTGCTTTCGCCATGCTTAAACGGTGTGACCTAGAAAGATCATCACCAGAAACGGGGATAATCAATTATTTCCCCAGTTCACTTTTTGCAAGGTTAAGTTGCCATGAAACACCAAATTTATCTATAACCCAACAAAACTTTTCGCTAAATGGATAAGATTTTAACGGCATTAAAACTACGCCATCTTGAGTTAACTTCTCAAAAAGCCGATCGATCTCGTCTTCAGTATCACATGTTACATACAATGATATTGCAGGAGTAAATGAAAACTCATGCTTCACACTACTATCTATACACATAAACTCTTGTCCGCATAGTGAAAAGGTAGCATGTTTCACGGTCCCCTCTTCACCA from Polycladomyces subterraneus includes these protein-coding regions:
- a CDS encoding 4-hydroxyphenylacetate 3-hydroxylase C-terminal domain-containing protein; protein product: MEKLYRGSNGIDAESKMKVIKLLWDAIGSEYGGRHELYERNYAGNHEKVRLENLRSAWFNGQADEFEEFTEQCLSEYDLNCWTDPTWINPTDVSRVKG
- a CDS encoding VOC family protein; protein product: MRVSNQKITTFLMFDGKAEEAMNFYTSLFDQAEIISITRYGANEDGEEGTVKHATFSLCGQEFMCIDSSVKHEFSFTPAISLYVTCDTEDEIDRLFEKLTQDGVVLMPLKSYPFSEKFCWVIDKFGVSWQLNLAKSELGK